The proteins below come from a single Malus sylvestris chromosome 3, drMalSylv7.2, whole genome shotgun sequence genomic window:
- the LOC126615947 gene encoding auxin response factor 18-like isoform X2, which produces MKESEKSLDPQLWHACAGGMVHMPPVNSKVFYFPQGHAEHAQSGGGVDFSAASLRIPSLVLCRVAAIKFMADPETDEVFAKIRMNPIENNEAFAAEDGDTEAYGSENQEKPASFAKTLTQSDANNGGGFSVPRYCAETIFPKLDYSADPPVQTVIAKDVHGEVWKFRHIYRGTPRRHLLTTGWSTFVNQKKLVAGDSIVFLRAENGDLCVGIRRAKRGLDGGGGNEVASGWNNSHSSGGGSGGCVLPYGSFCVFLREEDNKMRNGGGNLSPNGNMRGKGRVRPESVVEAATMAAKGQPFEVVYYPRASTPEFCVKASAVRAAMREQWCSGMRFKMAFETEDSSRISWFMGTVSSVQVANPICWPNSPWRLLQVTWDEPDLLQNVKCISPWLIELVSNFPMIHMSPFSPPRKKLRLPQHPDFSLDGQLTLPSFSGNPLGPSSPLCCLPNNTPSGIQGARHAQFRISLSDLHLNNKLRSGLFSSSFQRFDQSSRISNGIRAGHTSSNENLSCLLTMGNSSQNSEKPDNVKKHKFLLFGQPILTEQQISRSCSSEAVSQLLPGKNSKDGSQDKTKFFFNGSESVLGRQVSLEKSTSAGFSWNKDFQATDLDLETGHCKVFMESEDVGRTLDLSALCSYEELYRRLANMFEIEKPEMMSHVLYRDVTGAVKQTGVEPFSDFMKTAKRLTILTHPASESIGRTWIRGMQNAENGLGATNKTGFSCGFEVKHYVAVGILEDK; this is translated from the exons ATGAAAGAGTCGGAGAAAAGCTTGGATCCTCAGCTGTGGCACGCCTGCGCCGGCGGCATGGTCCACATGCCTCCGGTGAACTCCAAAGTCTTCTACTTTCCGCAAGGCCACGCCGAGCACGCCCAATCAGGCGGCGGAGTCGATTTCTCGGCCGCCTCGCTAAGGATCCCCTCGCTGGTTCTCTGCAGAGTGGCCGCCATCAAGTTCATGGCGGACCCGGAAACCGATGAGGTGTTCGCCAAGATTAGGATGAACCCAATCGAGAACAACGAGGCCTTTGCCGCGGAAGACGGGGATACGGAGGCATATGGGTCGGAAAATCAGGAAAAGCCGGCGTCTTTCGCCAAGACGCTGACCCAATCCGACGCCAACAATGGCGGCGGGTTCTCTGTCCCCAGGTACTGCGCCGAGACCATTTTTCCAAAGTTGGATTACTCGGCGGACCCGCCGGTGCAGACGGTGATCGCGAAGGACGTCCACGGCGAGGTATGGAAGTTCAGGCACATTTACAGAGGGACGCCGCGGCGGCATTTGTTGACTACTGGGTGGAGCACATTTGTGAACCAGAAGAAATTGGTGGCTGGGGACTCCATTGTGTTTCTGAGAGCCGAAAATGGCGATCTCTGTGTTGGGATTCGGAGAGCGAAGAGGGGATTAGACGGCGGTGGAGGAAATGAAGTGGCTTCTGGATGGAACAACAGCCACAGCAGCGGCGGCGGCTCTGGAGGTTGTGTTCTGCCTTACGGCAGTTTCTGTGTGTTTCTGAGAGAGGAGGATAACAAGATGAGAAATGGGGGTGGGAATTTGAGCCCCAATGGGAATATGAGAGGGAAGGGGAGAGTGAGGCCTGAGAGTGTAGTTGAGGCGGCGACTATGGCGGCGAAAGGCCAGCCGTTTGAGGTGGTTTATTATCCGAGGGCGAGTACGCCCGAGTTTTGCGTGAAGGCATCGGCGGTGAGGGCGGCAATGAGGGAGCAGTGGTGCTCGGGAATGAGGTTTAAGATGGCTTTCGAGACTGAGGACTCTTCGAGGATCAGCTGGTTCATGGGGACCGTTTCTTCTGTTCAGGTTGCTAACCCGATTTGTTGGCCTAATTCGCCTTGGAGGCTTCTGCAG GTGACATGGGACGAGCCAGATTTGTTACAGAATGTGAAGTGTATCAGCCCATGGTTGATTGAGCTAGTATCAAATTTTCCCATGATCCACATGTCACCCTTCTCACCACCAAGAAAGAAGTTGCGTCTCCCGCAACACCCAGATTTTTCTCTTGACGGGCAATTAACATTGCCATCATTTTCAGGCAACCCACTCGGGCCCAGCAGCCCCTTGTGTTGTTTACCCAACAATACTCCTTCAGGCATACAGGGAGCCAGGCATGCTCAATTTAGAATATCTTTATCAGATCTCCACCTTAACAACAAACTGCGGTCGGGGCTGTTCTCATCCAGTTTCCAGCGGTTCGATCAGAGTTCTAGAATCTCCAATGGCATTAGAGCAGGCCATACAAGCAGCAATGAGAACCTATCTTGCTTGCTAACAATGGGGAATTCTAGTCAGAACTCGGAGAAGCCTGATAATGTTAAGAAACACAAGTTTTTACTCTTCGGTCAACCAATACTTACAGAGCAGCAGATTTCTCGGAGTTGTTCAAGCGAAGCAGTTTCACAACTTCTTCCTGGGAAAAATTCAAAAGACGGAAGTCAAGACAAAACTAAGTTTTTCTTTAACGGTTCAGAATCAGTACTTGGGCGACAGGTTTCGCTAGAAAAATCCACCAGTGCTGGGTTCTCATGGAACAAGGATTTTCAAGCTACTGACTTAGACCTAGAAACTGGTCATTGCAAGGTGTTTATGGAGTCAGAGGATGTGGGACGGACTCTTGACCTCTCGGCCCTTTGTTCCTATGAAGAGCTATACAGGCGGCTGGCCAACATGTTTGAAATAGAAAAACCAGAGATGATGAGCCATGTTCTTTACCGAGATGTAACAGGTGCTGTTAAACAAACTGGAGTTGAACCATTCAG CGATTTTATGAAAACGGCAAAAAGACTGACTATTTTAACACATCCAGCCAGTGAAAGTATTGGAAG GACGTGGATTCGAGGAATGCAAAATGCAGAAAATGGACTGGGAGCAACAAATAAGACCG GTTTCTCATGTGGATTCGAGGTAAAGCATTATGTGGCTGTTGGGATTCTTGAAGACAAATGA
- the LOC126615947 gene encoding auxin response factor 18-like isoform X1, translating to MKESEKSLDPQLWHACAGGMVHMPPVNSKVFYFPQGHAEHAQSGGGVDFSAASLRIPSLVLCRVAAIKFMADPETDEVFAKIRMNPIENNEAFAAEDGDTEAYGSENQEKPASFAKTLTQSDANNGGGFSVPRYCAETIFPKLDYSADPPVQTVIAKDVHGEVWKFRHIYRGTPRRHLLTTGWSTFVNQKKLVAGDSIVFLRAENGDLCVGIRRAKRGLDGGGGNEVASGWNNSHSSGGGSGGCVLPYGSFCVFLREEDNKMRNGGGNLSPNGNMRGKGRVRPESVVEAATMAAKGQPFEVVYYPRASTPEFCVKASAVRAAMREQWCSGMRFKMAFETEDSSRISWFMGTVSSVQVANPICWPNSPWRLLQVTWDEPDLLQNVKCISPWLIELVSNFPMIHMSPFSPPRKKLRLPQHPDFSLDGQLTLPSFSGNPLGPSSPLCCLPNNTPSGIQGARHAQFRISLSDLHLNNKLRSGLFSSSFQRFDQSSRISNGIRAGHTSSNENLSCLLTMGNSSQNSEKPDNVKKHKFLLFGQPILTEQQISRSCSSEAVSQLLPGKNSKDGSQDKTKFFFNGSESVLGRQVSLEKSTSAGFSWNKDFQATDLDLETGHCKVFMESEDVGRTLDLSALCSYEELYRRLANMFEIEKPEMMSHVLYRDVTGAVKQTGVEPFSDFMKTAKRLTILTHPASESIGRTWIRGMQNAENGLGATNKTGPLSIFA from the exons ATGAAAGAGTCGGAGAAAAGCTTGGATCCTCAGCTGTGGCACGCCTGCGCCGGCGGCATGGTCCACATGCCTCCGGTGAACTCCAAAGTCTTCTACTTTCCGCAAGGCCACGCCGAGCACGCCCAATCAGGCGGCGGAGTCGATTTCTCGGCCGCCTCGCTAAGGATCCCCTCGCTGGTTCTCTGCAGAGTGGCCGCCATCAAGTTCATGGCGGACCCGGAAACCGATGAGGTGTTCGCCAAGATTAGGATGAACCCAATCGAGAACAACGAGGCCTTTGCCGCGGAAGACGGGGATACGGAGGCATATGGGTCGGAAAATCAGGAAAAGCCGGCGTCTTTCGCCAAGACGCTGACCCAATCCGACGCCAACAATGGCGGCGGGTTCTCTGTCCCCAGGTACTGCGCCGAGACCATTTTTCCAAAGTTGGATTACTCGGCGGACCCGCCGGTGCAGACGGTGATCGCGAAGGACGTCCACGGCGAGGTATGGAAGTTCAGGCACATTTACAGAGGGACGCCGCGGCGGCATTTGTTGACTACTGGGTGGAGCACATTTGTGAACCAGAAGAAATTGGTGGCTGGGGACTCCATTGTGTTTCTGAGAGCCGAAAATGGCGATCTCTGTGTTGGGATTCGGAGAGCGAAGAGGGGATTAGACGGCGGTGGAGGAAATGAAGTGGCTTCTGGATGGAACAACAGCCACAGCAGCGGCGGCGGCTCTGGAGGTTGTGTTCTGCCTTACGGCAGTTTCTGTGTGTTTCTGAGAGAGGAGGATAACAAGATGAGAAATGGGGGTGGGAATTTGAGCCCCAATGGGAATATGAGAGGGAAGGGGAGAGTGAGGCCTGAGAGTGTAGTTGAGGCGGCGACTATGGCGGCGAAAGGCCAGCCGTTTGAGGTGGTTTATTATCCGAGGGCGAGTACGCCCGAGTTTTGCGTGAAGGCATCGGCGGTGAGGGCGGCAATGAGGGAGCAGTGGTGCTCGGGAATGAGGTTTAAGATGGCTTTCGAGACTGAGGACTCTTCGAGGATCAGCTGGTTCATGGGGACCGTTTCTTCTGTTCAGGTTGCTAACCCGATTTGTTGGCCTAATTCGCCTTGGAGGCTTCTGCAG GTGACATGGGACGAGCCAGATTTGTTACAGAATGTGAAGTGTATCAGCCCATGGTTGATTGAGCTAGTATCAAATTTTCCCATGATCCACATGTCACCCTTCTCACCACCAAGAAAGAAGTTGCGTCTCCCGCAACACCCAGATTTTTCTCTTGACGGGCAATTAACATTGCCATCATTTTCAGGCAACCCACTCGGGCCCAGCAGCCCCTTGTGTTGTTTACCCAACAATACTCCTTCAGGCATACAGGGAGCCAGGCATGCTCAATTTAGAATATCTTTATCAGATCTCCACCTTAACAACAAACTGCGGTCGGGGCTGTTCTCATCCAGTTTCCAGCGGTTCGATCAGAGTTCTAGAATCTCCAATGGCATTAGAGCAGGCCATACAAGCAGCAATGAGAACCTATCTTGCTTGCTAACAATGGGGAATTCTAGTCAGAACTCGGAGAAGCCTGATAATGTTAAGAAACACAAGTTTTTACTCTTCGGTCAACCAATACTTACAGAGCAGCAGATTTCTCGGAGTTGTTCAAGCGAAGCAGTTTCACAACTTCTTCCTGGGAAAAATTCAAAAGACGGAAGTCAAGACAAAACTAAGTTTTTCTTTAACGGTTCAGAATCAGTACTTGGGCGACAGGTTTCGCTAGAAAAATCCACCAGTGCTGGGTTCTCATGGAACAAGGATTTTCAAGCTACTGACTTAGACCTAGAAACTGGTCATTGCAAGGTGTTTATGGAGTCAGAGGATGTGGGACGGACTCTTGACCTCTCGGCCCTTTGTTCCTATGAAGAGCTATACAGGCGGCTGGCCAACATGTTTGAAATAGAAAAACCAGAGATGATGAGCCATGTTCTTTACCGAGATGTAACAGGTGCTGTTAAACAAACTGGAGTTGAACCATTCAG CGATTTTATGAAAACGGCAAAAAGACTGACTATTTTAACACATCCAGCCAGTGAAAGTATTGGAAG GACGTGGATTCGAGGAATGCAAAATGCAGAAAATGGACTGGGAGCAACAAATAAGACCGGTCCTTTGAGCATATTTGCTTAG